One segment of Candidatus Woesearchaeota archaeon DNA contains the following:
- a CDS encoding eight-cysteine-cluster domain-containing protein, giving the protein MNYSKKINLIGLVVLILIGIFLAGCQAPTKVELDLIKQNKDSCNQDSDCACGGVDIDSRQCFIGNVLYQQNFVDKSVDCPGFCQAKTKCVVRTCVSLPDLDLSSGVKKTECSADSDCIVGGCSGQICQSKNLPPEFTTCEVKPEYACYSQIKCGCDAGFCNWDKTKEFNLCYEEKVNLHLE; this is encoded by the coding sequence ATGAATTATTCAAAAAAAATTAATTTAATTGGATTAGTTGTTTTGATTTTGATAGGTATATTTCTGGCGGGATGTCAAGCACCAACAAAGGTGGAATTAGATCTAATTAAACAAAATAAAGACTCTTGCAATCAAGACTCTGATTGTGCGTGCGGTGGTGTAGATATAGATTCGAGGCAGTGTTTTATAGGTAATGTGTTATATCAACAAAATTTTGTAGATAAAAGTGTGGATTGTCCTGGCTTTTGTCAAGCAAAAACAAAATGTGTTGTGCGAACATGTGTGAGTTTGCCTGATTTAGATCTTTCATCAGGTGTTAAAAAAACAGAATGCAGTGCGGATTCTGATTGTATTGTTGGTGGGTGTAGTGGACAAATATGTCAATCAAAAAATTTACCTCCTGAATTTACGACTTGTGAAGTAAAACCTGAATATGCTTGTTACTCGCAAATTAAGTGTGGGTGTGATGCTGGTTTTTGTAATTGGGATAAAACAAAAGAATTTAATTTATGTTATGAAGAAAAAGTAAATTTGCATTTGGAATAA
- a CDS encoding transglutaminase domain-containing protein, with amino-acid sequence MKKNKLNILIFLLILIICSYSVISEIESSEMIVDAVSNEDASWVYVSDNVIVDLNINSGITIQATDSDWEISYLTTDLLFFPKATWKQKIQSFLKNPEPQQQTAEYMRFRWDAPVLGDYDFDIQARIKSLNAFKLIPTKVTFPITQQLSSEVSKYVVSTDNIDSDDDAIINIATQLAEGEDDLFILTHKIADWVRHEVEYDLSTLTADVSQKASWVLLNKQGVCDELTSLFVAMMRAVGVPAKFVSGISYTDDLRFSESWGAHGWAEVYFPGVGWVDFDVTYGEYGFINPTHIKLSESADSSDAATKYEWKGRNINGVAKELDVKTKLVSYSGSMSPLVSLEIKPFEKRVGLGSYNLIEVSISNLVDSYISTTLLLSKVQEIGGILEDDYVRRIALKPKELKKTYWLVKVKEGLGENFIYSFPLEVRTPQNDLAESLFISVNGETVLGKSQLLQLIDSTKKDEKKFNKELNLNCVSEKQIYYSYEEPIISCTLKNVGNVNLPELKLCLEGDCKFDDLVINQEKVYDFRIVQPQPGKNKLIFFVESDDVSKQLFFDLHVNDKPELILDETEFPVEVEYDTDYQIKFLLKKESLSEATNVQILIDAGVIKQNITEQTFNQNKQYVINLHSIDLLTDSTEFFINITYQDYNQRNYTLEEQFMIKLKPLTIWQKITRVIRQIDFKLRSWFVKDAQTENTSQFTSAI; translated from the coding sequence ATGAAAAAAAATAAACTAAATATTCTAATTTTTTTACTTATTTTAATAATTTGCAGTTATTCAGTTATTTCTGAAATTGAGTCTTCAGAGATGATTGTTGATGCAGTAAGCAATGAAGATGCTTCTTGGGTGTATGTTAGTGACAATGTAATAGTTGATTTAAATATTAATTCTGGAATTACTATTCAAGCTACTGATTCTGATTGGGAAATAAGTTATTTAACAACTGATCTGTTATTTTTTCCAAAAGCCACCTGGAAACAAAAAATTCAGAGTTTTCTTAAAAATCCAGAACCTCAACAACAAACCGCGGAATATATGCGATTTAGGTGGGACGCACCAGTACTTGGAGATTATGATTTTGATATCCAAGCAAGAATAAAATCATTAAATGCATTCAAACTGATTCCAACAAAAGTAACTTTTCCAATAACTCAACAATTATCTTCAGAGGTTTCTAAATATGTTGTTAGTACGGATAATATTGATTCTGATGATGACGCAATAATAAATATTGCAACACAACTTGCAGAGGGAGAAGATGATTTATTTATATTAACTCATAAAATTGCAGATTGGGTGCGTCATGAAGTTGAATATGACTTAAGTACGTTAACTGCAGATGTTAGTCAAAAAGCAAGTTGGGTCTTACTAAACAAGCAAGGAGTTTGTGATGAATTAACAAGTTTGTTTGTTGCGATGATGCGAGCGGTTGGAGTTCCTGCAAAGTTTGTTAGTGGAATAAGTTATACTGATGATCTTCGATTTTCTGAATCTTGGGGTGCGCATGGTTGGGCAGAAGTATATTTTCCAGGAGTTGGGTGGGTTGATTTTGATGTAACTTATGGTGAATATGGATTTATTAATCCAACACATATTAAATTAAGTGAATCTGCAGATAGTTCTGATGCTGCTACAAAATATGAGTGGAAAGGACGAAATATTAATGGTGTCGCAAAAGAACTGGATGTTAAAACAAAATTAGTTAGTTATTCTGGTAGTATGTCTCCTTTGGTTTCATTAGAAATTAAACCTTTTGAAAAGCGAGTTGGTTTGGGATCCTACAATTTAATTGAAGTGAGTATATCCAATTTGGTGGATAGTTATATTTCAACTACTTTATTATTATCTAAAGTTCAAGAAATAGGTGGAATTTTAGAAGATGACTATGTTCGTCGAATTGCGCTAAAACCTAAAGAACTTAAAAAAACATATTGGCTTGTTAAAGTTAAGGAAGGTTTAGGTGAAAATTTTATTTATTCATTCCCTTTAGAAGTTAGGACTCCTCAAAATGATTTAGCTGAATCATTATTTATTTCAGTTAATGGTGAGACTGTACTTGGAAAATCTCAATTATTGCAATTAATTGATTCAACAAAAAAAGATGAAAAAAAATTCAATAAAGAACTTAACTTAAATTGCGTTTCAGAAAAACAAATATATTATTCTTATGAAGAACCAATTATTTCTTGTACTCTAAAAAATGTGGGTAATGTAAATTTACCAGAACTAAAGCTTTGTTTAGAGGGGGATTGTAAATTTGATGATTTAGTAATTAATCAAGAGAAAGTGTATGACTTTAGAATAGTTCAACCCCAACCTGGGAAAAATAAATTGATATTTTTTGTTGAAAGTGATGATGTATCAAAACAATTGTTTTTTGATTTGCATGTTAATGACAAACCTGAATTAATTTTAGACGAAACCGAATTTCCTGTTGAAGTCGAATACGATACAGATTATCAAATTAAATTTTTACTTAAAAAAGAAAGTTTATCTGAAGCTACGAATGTTCAAATACTTATTGATGCAGGAGTTATTAAACAAAATATCACTGAACAAACTTTTAATCAAAATAAACAATATGTTATTAATCTTCATAGCATTGATTTATTAACTGACTCAACTGAATTTTTTATAAATATTACTTATCAAGATTATAATCAAAGAAATTATACTCTCGAAGAACAATTTATGATCAAATTAAAACCCTTAACTATTTGGCAAAAAATAACTAGGGTGATAAGGCAAATTGATTTTAAATTAAGGTCTTGGTTTGTGAAAGATGCGCAAACTGAGAATACTTCACAATTTACGTCAGCAATTTAA
- a CDS encoding PGF-pre-PGF domain-containing protein, with protein sequence MIKKRCLTQLILFSLILILLSGFVVAQTGFSQAELKNPEFNPQEGLGWVLLEEGVSETMDIESDDISIRSVTFSFEKNISQGVLTVYKMLNIPDKLPELIGTPYEINQFKYSAFTYKDFDKLTIKFRVSKEFLNNLNLTKHDIALYVHKGYGDEEWDRIDYLSLNGEDDNYFHYTSKLIPSNYLLITAMKITNQKLVDSSVVESSVDEVLDVNLESQVNTQNKDPVVTLEVGETVSGDPIFSVEEPIVSSTDSKDLGVDKSELDTPSIISQVKNSAVVEKINQVVDDYNADNEAVLESIEIPKLTEFPAESKSPEEIAEIQNGIYWIIGFFLLAFVILLVLLNHRAFMKLASLFSTNKVDKELHKYVKDSKKMGRTRNEIHNRLHTVGWDAKRIDDILSRHFKK encoded by the coding sequence ATGATTAAAAAGCGGTGCTTAACTCAATTAATATTATTTTCATTAATACTAATATTGCTATCAGGATTTGTGGTTGCACAAACTGGTTTTTCTCAAGCTGAATTAAAAAATCCAGAATTTAATCCTCAAGAAGGACTTGGGTGGGTTTTACTTGAAGAAGGAGTTAGTGAAACAATGGATATAGAATCTGATGATATTTCTATTAGATCTGTAACATTTAGTTTTGAAAAAAATATTTCTCAAGGAGTTTTAACTGTTTATAAAATGTTAAATATTCCTGATAAACTCCCTGAATTAATTGGCACTCCTTACGAAATTAATCAATTTAAATATTCTGCATTTACGTATAAAGATTTTGATAAGTTAACAATCAAATTTAGAGTTTCTAAAGAATTTTTAAATAATTTAAATTTAACTAAACATGATATTGCACTTTATGTGCATAAAGGATATGGTGATGAAGAGTGGGATAGAATAGATTATTTATCTCTTAATGGGGAAGATGATAATTATTTCCATTATACTTCAAAATTAATTCCTAGTAATTATTTATTAATTACTGCAATGAAAATAACTAATCAAAAACTTGTTGATTCGTCAGTTGTTGAGTCTTCTGTTGATGAAGTTTTGGACGTGAACTTAGAATCTCAAGTAAATACTCAAAATAAAGATCCAGTAGTAACTTTAGAAGTTGGTGAAACTGTTTCAGGTGATCCTATATTTTCTGTTGAAGAACCAATTGTTAGTTCTACTGATTCAAAAGATTTGGGTGTTGACAAATCTGAATTAGATACGCCCTCTATTATTTCGCAAGTTAAGAACTCTGCAGTTGTAGAGAAGATAAACCAGGTAGTAGATGATTATAACGCTGATAATGAGGCAGTATTAGAATCTATTGAAATTCCAAAATTAACTGAATTTCCTGCGGAATCAAAATCACCCGAAGAAATTGCAGAAATTCAAAATGGTATTTATTGGATAATTGGTTTTTTCTTGCTGGCATTTGTTATTCTTTTAGTTTTGCTTAATCATAGGGCATTTATGAAATTGGCGTCGCTTTTTTCTACAAATAAAGTTGATAAAGAACTTCATAAATATGTAAAAGATAGTAAAAAAATGGGTCGCACAAGAAATGAAATCCACAATAGGCTTCATACTGTTGGGTGGGATGCTAAACGAATAGATGATATTTTAAGTCGACATTTTAAAAAATAG
- a CDS encoding ribonuclease HII — protein sequence MAMICGIDEAGRGPLLGPLVVCGFMIEEKNLSELEKLGVTDSKLISPKKRKAMFEHLTKYSHHVVISSPQEIDFALTDPNLNLNWLEALSSAKIINNLAPKKVFVDCPSTNIPDYRKYIKEHLNVDCEVVCEHKADLKYLVAGAASIIAKVTRDDEIEKLKEIYGDLGSGYPSDPKTKLFLEQNYDKCPEIFRKSWQCYKNIIEQKTQKSLGDF from the coding sequence ATGGCAATGATTTGTGGTATTGATGAAGCTGGAAGAGGGCCTCTTCTTGGACCTTTAGTTGTTTGTGGATTTATGATTGAAGAAAAAAACTTGTCTGAGTTAGAAAAGTTAGGTGTGACTGATTCAAAATTAATATCTCCTAAAAAAAGAAAAGCAATGTTTGAGCATCTTACAAAATATTCTCATCATGTAGTTATTTCATCACCTCAAGAAATTGATTTTGCATTGACTGATCCTAATTTAAATCTTAATTGGTTAGAAGCGTTAAGTTCTGCAAAAATAATTAATAATCTAGCACCTAAAAAAGTATTTGTTGATTGTCCTAGTACTAATATTCCGGATTATAGAAAATATATTAAAGAGCATTTGAATGTTGATTGTGAAGTTGTTTGTGAACATAAAGCTGATTTGAAATATTTGGTTGCGGGAGCTGCGTCAATAATTGCGAAAGTTACTCGTGACGACGAAATTGAAAAATTAAAAGAAATTTATGGGGATCTTGGCAGTGGTTATCCGTCTGATCCTAAAACCAAATTATTCTTAGAACAAAATTATGATAAATGTCCTGAAATATTTAGAAAAAGTTGGCAATGTTATAAAAATATTATTGAACAAAAAACTCAAAAAAGTCTGGGTGATTTTTAA
- a CDS encoding Lrp/AsnC family transcriptional regulator produces MDAIDKKILIELMKNSKAPISKIAKIPRLTREIVRHRIPKLIELGFIKSFIARIHQPYFCAGVANLTLKLINFDSNKHHEIIQQLKHHKKINWISELCGTVDLMCTILYQNLDDLSDIISEITNIAGKNLQDHQLSMYIGEIKFNRIGLITENSTPTQTETEFSKSQSINLSKEDLIILRELAKNCRIKNNILSSLAKISEDAVRIKIKRLEKIGVIRGYTILLNPASLGYESYQVGIQMEKMNKKTITKIKHYVNQNPYITFCVRTSGKYNLMLAIEVKNRTHFKELLQNLRTSFSEEIRNYEFQMSLTNHKEVFIPEGFI; encoded by the coding sequence ATGGATGCGATTGACAAAAAAATACTAATTGAACTAATGAAAAACTCAAAAGCACCTATTTCAAAAATAGCTAAAATTCCTAGATTGACTCGAGAAATTGTCAGACATAGAATTCCCAAATTAATAGAACTAGGATTTATCAAATCATTTATTGCCCGAATCCACCAACCTTACTTTTGTGCAGGCGTGGCAAATTTAACTCTAAAATTAATAAACTTTGATTCTAATAAACATCACGAAATTATCCAACAACTTAAACATCACAAAAAAATTAATTGGATTTCTGAACTTTGCGGAACTGTTGATTTAATGTGTACTATTTTATACCAAAATCTTGATGATCTAAGCGATATAATAAGTGAAATAACAAACATTGCAGGAAAAAATTTACAAGATCACCAGTTATCAATGTATATTGGAGAAATTAAATTCAATAGAATTGGACTCATAACAGAAAATTCAACCCCAACTCAAACTGAAACTGAATTTTCAAAAAGTCAAAGCATAAATCTAAGTAAAGAAGATTTAATCATTTTACGAGAACTTGCAAAAAATTGTAGAATTAAAAATAACATTCTTAGCAGTCTTGCAAAAATAAGTGAAGATGCGGTAAGAATTAAAATAAAGCGATTGGAAAAAATAGGAGTTATTAGAGGTTACACAATATTATTAAATCCCGCGTCTCTTGGATATGAAAGCTATCAAGTTGGAATCCAAATGGAAAAAATGAACAAAAAAACAATCACAAAAATAAAACATTACGTTAACCAAAATCCATACATAACATTTTGTGTCAGAACATCTGGAAAATACAATCTTATGTTAGCAATAGAAGTAAAAAACAGAACTCATTTTAAAGAATTATTACAAAATCTTCGGACTTCATTCTCAGAAGAAATTAGAAATTATGAATTTCAAATGAGTTTAACAAATCATAAAGAAGTGTTTATACCCGAAGGATTTATCTAA
- a CDS encoding HAD-IA family hydrolase, which yields MVNQLNQSKVLPIKYSFNSYGHENLLAMHRNTLELTKDSELSKQGDCIVGIKTDFKLNKIKKLLKYPLLKLTLKSGREKEEILFKTNPKFSSNSEIVIRITDFESERTLGVRADKSSKLMNRKLVKKLQKNNVKFDCDLEPQIKCIITDLDDTIEDFQIAKNYMTKELAKIMCEKYGIYEDTAIRLLNEVDYFFSHDGMAGDPQKFNRIPWFKKLFDDVGIKWTKKDIDFMVKTYWELFESKVKLMPGALSVITKLKKKYKLVIMTDSDGERKIKIRRIKLLGIYDLFDLIVTADDIGQNKPNTKFYNYIFKKMGVKASECVMMGDKPEVDLELAKKMGLRTIWAKHGSWAEQEENKNFHYVDCQISGFKKFFEDVDWL from the coding sequence ATGGTTAATCAATTAAATCAATCAAAAGTTTTACCAATTAAATATTCATTTAATTCCTATGGGCATGAAAATTTACTTGCTATGCATCGTAATACTTTAGAACTCACTAAAGATTCTGAACTTTCAAAACAGGGTGATTGTATTGTTGGAATTAAAACTGATTTTAAGCTTAACAAAATAAAGAAATTACTTAAATATCCTTTATTAAAATTAACTTTGAAATCTGGTCGAGAAAAAGAAGAAATTTTGTTTAAAACTAATCCTAAATTTAGTAGTAATTCTGAGATTGTGATTCGTATTACTGATTTTGAATCAGAAAGAACGCTTGGTGTTCGAGCAGATAAAAGTTCGAAATTGATGAATCGAAAACTTGTTAAGAAATTGCAGAAAAATAATGTTAAATTTGATTGTGATTTAGAGCCACAAATTAAATGTATAATAACTGATCTTGATGATACTATTGAAGATTTTCAAATAGCAAAAAATTACATGACAAAAGAACTTGCAAAAATAATGTGTGAAAAATATGGGATTTATGAAGATACTGCAATAAGATTGTTAAATGAAGTGGATTATTTTTTCTCTCATGATGGTATGGCGGGAGATCCTCAAAAATTTAATAGAATTCCTTGGTTTAAAAAATTATTTGATGATGTTGGAATAAAATGGACTAAAAAAGATATTGATTTTATGGTAAAAACATACTGGGAATTGTTTGAATCAAAAGTAAAACTCATGCCTGGTGCTTTGAGCGTTATTACAAAATTGAAAAAAAAGTATAAACTAGTAATTATGACTGATAGTGATGGTGAACGAAAAATAAAAATTCGAAGAATTAAACTGTTAGGCATATATGATTTGTTTGATTTAATAGTAACTGCTGATGATATTGGCCAAAATAAACCAAATACTAAATTTTATAATTATATTTTTAAGAAAATGGGAGTTAAAGCATCTGAATGTGTGATGATGGGTGATAAACCTGAAGTTGATTTAGAACTTGCAAAAAAAATGGGACTTCGAACAATTTGGGCCAAACATGGTTCTTGGGCAGAACAAGAAGAAAATAAAAATTTTCATTATGTTGATTGTCAAATATCTGGATTTAAGAAATTCTTTGAAGATGTAGATTGGTTGTGA
- a CDS encoding ATP-binding protein, producing the protein MILGKIIGKTTTTKFSFIVENPLNAKKFEYIQVFHTDQSISDEPISVLAQILELVRDSEKTLAYCSVIGFRNNQRTQSLRSPLEPGCEVLKAEDELINDIIKLDSSAGAYIGKILNKNIPVYLDLNKLITKHCAVLAKSGSGKSYTVGVLLEEIIEKGVPLIIIDPHGEYNSLKFPNTTADKQLFERFNTEPKGFIHQVQEFGDHKINPDVKPLRLSEKFDTQELINLFPSKPNASQLACIYSAVKNLETMNFDSLIYELGLQDNNAKWTLIDVLDYYKTLDLFSPTPTQLNELICPNKCTIINLKGIEPEAAELIVHKLMKDLFEARKRESIPPFFAVIEEAHLFCPEKVFSEARSTKILRTIASEGRKFGLGLCVVSQRPARVDKSVLSQLSTQIILKSTNPNDLKAISQSVEGITAESQDEIKNLSIGTALVTGVVDIPLLVQIRPRKSKHGGEAKKLIQDQPTISNSNNSNNKNNNNSQDSINNKNTDIKKPTTENNNSQTNKPNNSNQNFVEESKKFENLIPLIKPRISVEELRLMSESPIEKIETYLIPALFINCDSFNILVDLVQGKVIKDIDANNAFELPDIAQLSPNQLNILSIALELKEFGMAHLIGKGLEFHHSQNMLKDLMGKELITCENQKYSLNNKLALNLEKVSFIGRVEYGNTKYDTKIEPTITQDTILAKVSPLTKVIESKECFIIWNKINYKEESKEETEEEKTKE; encoded by the coding sequence ATGATCCTTGGAAAAATTATAGGTAAAACAACAACAACTAAATTTAGTTTTATCGTAGAAAATCCATTGAATGCAAAAAAGTTTGAATATATTCAAGTGTTTCATACTGATCAGTCCATTTCTGATGAACCAATTTCAGTTCTTGCTCAAATTTTAGAGCTTGTTCGCGATTCTGAAAAGACTCTTGCTTATTGTAGCGTGATTGGATTTAGAAATAATCAAAGAACACAAAGTTTAAGATCACCTCTAGAACCAGGTTGTGAAGTTTTAAAAGCAGAAGATGAGCTAATAAATGACATCATTAAACTTGATTCAAGTGCAGGCGCATACATTGGAAAAATTTTAAACAAAAACATCCCAGTTTATTTGGATCTTAACAAATTAATTACCAAACATTGTGCTGTTTTAGCTAAAAGTGGTTCTGGAAAAAGTTATACTGTAGGAGTTTTATTAGAAGAAATTATTGAAAAAGGAGTTCCCTTGATAATTATTGATCCTCATGGAGAATATAATAGTTTAAAATTTCCAAACACGACTGCAGACAAACAATTGTTTGAAAGATTTAACACAGAGCCCAAAGGATTTATTCATCAAGTTCAAGAATTTGGAGATCATAAAATTAACCCAGATGTAAAACCTCTTAGGCTATCTGAAAAATTTGATACTCAAGAATTAATTAATCTATTTCCCTCTAAACCTAATGCATCTCAATTAGCTTGCATTTATTCAGCAGTTAAAAATTTAGAAACTATGAATTTTGATTCATTAATTTATGAATTAGGATTGCAAGATAATAATGCTAAATGGACTTTAATTGATGTACTCGATTATTACAAAACTCTTGATTTATTTTCGCCAACACCAACGCAACTTAATGAACTTATTTGCCCTAACAAATGCACAATTATTAATCTTAAAGGAATAGAACCTGAAGCTGCAGAACTAATAGTTCATAAACTTATGAAAGATTTATTTGAAGCAAGAAAAAGAGAATCTATTCCTCCATTTTTTGCAGTAATTGAAGAAGCCCATTTATTTTGTCCAGAAAAAGTTTTTTCAGAAGCAAGATCAACAAAAATTCTAAGAACTATTGCAAGTGAAGGACGAAAATTTGGCTTAGGATTGTGCGTTGTTAGTCAAAGACCTGCACGAGTAGATAAATCAGTTCTGTCTCAACTCTCAACACAAATTATTTTAAAATCTACAAACCCTAATGACCTAAAAGCAATTTCTCAATCAGTCGAAGGAATTACTGCGGAAAGTCAAGATGAAATAAAAAATTTAAGCATAGGAACTGCACTTGTAACTGGAGTTGTTGATATTCCTTTGCTAGTTCAAATTCGACCAAGAAAAAGTAAACACGGCGGAGAAGCAAAAAAACTAATTCAAGACCAACCAACAATAAGCAATTCAAATAACTCAAATAATAAGAATAATAATAACTCCCAAGACTCAATAAATAACAAAAACACAGATATTAAAAAACCAACAACTGAAAACAATAATTCACAAACAAATAAACCCAATAACTCAAATCAAAATTTTGTTGAAGAATCTAAAAAATTTGAAAATTTAATTCCATTAATTAAACCACGTATTTCAGTCGAAGAATTAAGATTGATGTCAGAAAGTCCAATTGAAAAAATAGAAACTTATCTAATTCCTGCATTATTTATTAATTGTGATTCATTTAATATATTAGTTGATTTAGTTCAGGGTAAAGTGATAAAAGACATTGACGCAAATAATGCGTTTGAACTTCCTGATATCGCACAACTAAGTCCCAATCAATTAAATATTTTATCAATCGCACTAGAGCTTAAAGAATTTGGAATGGCACATTTAATCGGAAAAGGTTTAGAGTTTCATCATTCTCAAAACATGTTAAAAGATCTTATGGGTAAAGAACTTATTACTTGCGAAAATCAAAAATATTCACTTAACAACAAATTAGCATTAAATTTAGAAAAAGTTAGTTTTATTGGTCGAGTAGAATATGGAAATACAAAATATGACACAAAAATTGAACCAACAATAACTCAAGACACAATTTTAGCAAAAGTTTCACCCCTGACCAAAGTAATTGAATCAAAAGAATGTTTTATTATTTGGAATAAAATTAATTACAAGGAAGAATCAAAAGAAGAGACTGAAGAAGAAAAAACAAAAGAATAA
- a CDS encoding beta-CASP ribonuclease aCPSF1, translating into MTTILKEILKQLPAGKISDAGFEGANIVLYTKDKDFFLDNKGTIKKVVDDIKKRIELRPDPSVAMELEKAEKLIRELIPDEAGLTDVIFDHQRSRVVIHAEKPGLVIGKQGEILRGIREKTMWVPIIKRTPPIRSKLIEGIRNVLYENSDYRRKFLNKTGHRIYDGWIRGKKNEWVRISYLGGGRQVGRSCILLQTPESRVLLDCGINVADESNAYPLLEAPEFKLDELDAVIISHSHLDHTGFLPYLFKFGYRGPVYCTAPTRDVMSLLQLDLVKIMRNEGKDPIYTSDEVKEMVKHTICLDYEEVTDITPDVRLTLYNAGHILGSSLVHLHIGNGLHNLVYTADLKYGKTMLLEPAATKFPRLETLMIESTYGAKDNVLPSAREQDNELKDIVMNTIKRGGKILMPTLGSGRAQEVMILVESLVREGLIDPIPVYVDGMVWDITAIHTAYPEFLNRSIRKQIFHKDNNPFLSPIFKEVGSNKERQRIIEEGGPCLIIATSGMLVGGPSVEYLKALAGDKKHSLVFSCYQAEGSLGNKIKRGQREIILGYNQSGRPDTLNINMEVFRIEISGHSDRKELINYVQRCSPRPKKVVVNHGENSRCLDLASSIHRQFRIETQAPRNLESIRVK; encoded by the coding sequence TTGACAACAATATTGAAAGAAATTCTAAAGCAATTACCTGCAGGTAAAATTAGCGATGCAGGATTTGAAGGCGCAAATATAGTCCTTTATACAAAAGATAAAGACTTCTTCTTAGACAATAAAGGAACAATCAAAAAAGTAGTTGATGATATAAAAAAACGAATAGAGCTTCGACCAGACCCAAGCGTTGCAATGGAACTTGAAAAAGCAGAAAAATTAATTCGTGAATTAATTCCTGATGAAGCTGGACTTACTGATGTAATATTTGATCACCAAAGATCAAGAGTGGTAATTCATGCAGAAAAACCAGGACTGGTTATAGGAAAACAAGGAGAAATTTTAAGAGGAATTCGAGAAAAAACAATGTGGGTTCCAATAATTAAAAGAACTCCTCCAATTAGAAGTAAGTTAATTGAAGGAATTAGAAATGTTTTATATGAAAATTCTGATTATCGAAGAAAATTCTTAAACAAAACAGGTCATAGGATTTATGATGGCTGGATTCGAGGAAAGAAAAATGAATGGGTGCGAATTTCATACTTAGGTGGTGGACGCCAAGTAGGAAGAAGTTGTATTCTATTACAAACTCCCGAATCACGAGTACTTTTAGATTGTGGAATTAATGTTGCAGATGAATCTAACGCATATCCTTTACTTGAAGCACCGGAATTTAAACTTGATGAATTAGATGCAGTAATAATTAGTCATTCACATTTAGATCATACTGGTTTTTTACCTTACTTATTCAAATTTGGATATAGGGGTCCAGTATATTGTACTGCGCCTACAAGAGATGTTATGTCTTTACTTCAATTAGATCTTGTAAAAATTATGAGAAATGAAGGTAAAGATCCAATTTATACATCTGATGAAGTCAAAGAAATGGTAAAACACACTATTTGCTTAGATTATGAAGAAGTAACAGATATCACTCCTGATGTTAGATTAACATTATACAATGCAGGACATATTTTAGGAAGTAGTTTAGTTCATCTGCATATCGGAAATGGACTTCATAATTTAGTTTATACTGCTGATTTGAAATATGGTAAGACAATGTTGCTTGAACCTGCAGCAACCAAGTTTCCTCGTCTAGAAACATTAATGATTGAAAGTACTTATGGTGCTAAAGATAATGTGCTTCCATCTGCTAGAGAACAAGACAATGAATTAAAAGACATTGTAATGAATACAATTAAACGAGGCGGAAAAATTCTTATGCCAACTCTTGGTTCTGGAAGAGCACAAGAAGTAATGATTTTAGTTGAAAGTTTAGTTCGTGAAGGACTTATTGATCCAATTCCAGTTTATGTTGATGGGATGGTTTGGGATATCACTGCAATTCACACTGCGTATCCTGAATTTTTGAATAGATCAATAAGAAAACAAATATTTCACAAGGACAACAATCCGTTTTTGTCACCGATTTTTAAAGAAGTAGGATCAAATAAAGAACGACAAAGAATAATTGAAGAGGGAGGTCCATGTTTAATTATTGCAACTAGCGGTATGCTTGTTGGCGGACCATCTGTTGAATATTTGAAAGCGTTAGCAGGAGATAAAAAACACAGTTTAGTTTTTAGTTGTTATCAAGCAGAAGGATCCCTCGGAAATAAAATTAAACGAGGACAACGAGAAATTATTTTAGGATATAATCAATCTGGAAGACCTGACACGTTAAATATTAACATGGAAGTTTTTAGAATTGAAATCTCAGGACATAGTGATCGAAAAGAATTAATTAATTATGTTCAAAGATGCAGTCCAAGACCTAAAAAAGTTGTTGTTAATCACGGTGAGAATTCTAGATGCTTAGATCTTGCGAGTAGTATTCATAGACAGTTTAGAATAGAAACTCAAGCTCCAAGAAATTTAGAAAGTATTCGTGTGAAATAA